A section of the Streptomyces sp. V3I8 genome encodes:
- a CDS encoding septum formation initiator family protein, which translates to MAVKDRDRFSTATRLRALGEQTAARVYRSQTKRQARRSRLTGRAALLALVLCTLVVALAYPMRQYVSQRAEVADVRREREQARERVEELRDLKARWQDDAYAEQRIRERLHYVMPGETGYVVVDPDAARKTRTDRTAADRAWYDNVFDGVDKADAAGR; encoded by the coding sequence ATGGCTGTGAAGGACCGTGACCGGTTCTCCACCGCGACCAGGCTGCGGGCGCTCGGTGAGCAGACCGCCGCCCGCGTCTACCGCTCCCAGACCAAACGCCAGGCGCGGCGGTCGCGGCTGACCGGCCGGGCGGCGCTCCTCGCGCTCGTCCTGTGCACGCTCGTGGTGGCGCTCGCCTACCCCATGAGGCAGTACGTCTCGCAGCGCGCGGAGGTCGCCGATGTGCGGCGGGAGCGCGAACAGGCCCGCGAGCGGGTCGAGGAGCTGCGCGACCTGAAGGCGCGGTGGCAGGACGACGCGTACGCCGAGCAGCGGATACGGGAACGGCTGCACTACGTGATGCCGGGCGAGACCGGTTACGTCGTCGTCGACCCCGACGCGGCCAGGAAGACACGTACGGACCGGACGGCGGCCGACCGGGCCTGGTACGACAACGTCTTCGACGGCGTGGACAAGGCCGACGCCGCCGGCCGCTGA
- a CDS encoding transglycosylase family protein, giving the protein MLTGNGRHRRPRQAPALLVAAGVAGSAIAIPLLGASGASAASGTTWDAVAECESGGSWSADTGNGSYGGLQMTQETWEEFGGLDYAPSADQASRSQQIAVAEKILADQGTTAWATCGLVAGLTQDSDSAVVDTGVAEGGVTPSPGVDGTEGRDSATPDPSTGDTATDAGESDDAAADDATDTSDDTKKSGDSGKSAQKGDSSAEEDADAPGRHRGGVADEVDTASRADDYSARHASRSDSDSRVLADEGSYVIRTGDSLSGIVDSFELDGGWEALYDANKDAIGADPDFIIPGQSISIDDRAAASK; this is encoded by the coding sequence ATGCTTACCGGGAACGGCCGCCATCGTCGCCCCCGCCAGGCTCCGGCACTCCTCGTCGCCGCGGGCGTGGCCGGATCGGCCATCGCGATCCCCCTGCTCGGCGCGAGCGGCGCGAGCGCCGCCAGCGGCACGACCTGGGACGCGGTCGCCGAATGCGAGAGCGGCGGCTCGTGGAGCGCCGACACCGGCAACGGGTCCTACGGCGGGCTCCAGATGACCCAGGAGACATGGGAGGAGTTCGGCGGTCTCGACTACGCGCCGAGCGCCGACCAGGCCAGCCGTTCGCAGCAGATAGCCGTCGCCGAGAAGATCCTCGCCGACCAGGGGACGACCGCCTGGGCGACCTGCGGTCTCGTCGCCGGCCTGACGCAGGACTCCGACAGCGCCGTGGTCGACACGGGCGTCGCCGAGGGCGGGGTCACCCCGTCGCCCGGCGTGGACGGGACCGAGGGCAGGGACAGCGCGACGCCCGACCCGTCCACCGGCGACACCGCCACGGACGCGGGGGAATCGGACGACGCCGCCGCGGACGACGCGACGGACACCTCGGACGACACGAAGAAGAGCGGCGATTCGGGCAAGTCGGCCCAGAAGGGCGACTCTTCGGCCGAAGAGGACGCGGACGCCCCCGGCCGCCACCGCGGCGGCGTCGCGGACGAGGTCGACACCGCGTCCCGCGCGGACGACTACTCCGCCCGGCACGCCTCGCGCAGCGACAGCGACTCGCGCGTCCTGGCCGACGAGGGCTCGTACGTGATCCGCACCGGGGACAGTCTCTCGGGCATCGTCGACTCCTTCGAGCTCGACGGCGGATGGGAAGCGCTGTACGACGCCAACAAGGACGCCATCGGCGCCGACCCGGACTTCATCATCCCCGGTCAGAGCATCTCCATCGACGACCGGGCCGCCGCGAGCAAGTAG
- a CDS encoding transglycosylase family protein, with translation MLLSNKGKHRRPSKAARIATLAGVTTAAVAVPLMGATGASAATTSEWDTVAACESGGNWSINTGNGYYGGLQFSASTWAAYGGSSYASTADKASKAQQIAVAEKVLASQGKGAWPSCGVGLSGASTGNTAPAGSGSSNSGGSGGSGDSGQSASKPQQKTQPAEQRASRAQERPAAQKTVETPTGKKVKKGDGEYKVVKGDTLSEIADAKNVKGGWQKLFKLNDDIVDDADFIFPGQQLHLS, from the coding sequence ATGCTGCTTTCGAACAAGGGCAAGCACCGTCGTCCGTCCAAGGCCGCCCGCATCGCCACGCTGGCCGGTGTCACCACCGCCGCCGTCGCCGTCCCGCTGATGGGCGCCACGGGAGCCTCCGCCGCCACCACCTCCGAGTGGGACACCGTCGCCGCGTGCGAGTCCGGCGGCAACTGGTCGATCAACACCGGCAACGGCTACTACGGCGGCCTGCAGTTCTCGGCCTCCACCTGGGCCGCGTACGGCGGCAGTTCGTACGCCTCCACCGCCGACAAGGCATCCAAGGCGCAGCAGATAGCCGTCGCCGAGAAGGTCCTGGCGAGCCAGGGCAAGGGTGCCTGGCCGAGCTGCGGCGTGGGCCTGTCCGGCGCCTCCACCGGCAACACCGCTCCCGCCGGCTCCGGTTCCTCGAACTCGGGCGGCTCCGGCGGCTCCGGCGACTCCGGCCAGAGCGCCTCGAAGCCCCAGCAGAAGACGCAGCCCGCCGAGCAGCGTGCCTCGCGTGCGCAGGAGCGGCCGGCCGCGCAGAAGACCGTCGAGACCCCGACCGGCAAGAAGGTCAAGAAGGGTGACGGCGAGTACAAGGTCGTCAAGGGCGACACCCTGAGCGAGATCGCCGACGCGAAGAACGTCAAGGGCGGCTGGCAGAAGCTGTTCAAGCTGAACGACGACATCGTCGACGACGCCGACTTCATCTTCCCGGGCCAGCAGCTGCACCTCAGCTGA
- a CDS encoding nucleoside triphosphate pyrophosphohydrolase — MGYVQGVNASSPGRIVLLTTSHRVAPGLLSWPAWQALHGADRVLCADGAHPQLPYLREAGVRVDEAAPDAQELVDACAGGRTVTVVATGEGEPRLTDGLARLAGTGRVPMPDLELLPASYDLPGARLLDLVQVMDRIRAECPWSSQQTHKGLAKYGIEEAYELVEAIEEGDRDGLREELGDVLLQVVFHSRIAEEGDPQDGSEPFSVDDVAAGIVTKLIHRHPHVFGDESAATPEEVKEHWLRTKAEEKRRTSVTEGVPLGQPGLALAAKLASRARTAGLDAPLPRGEGVGYELLALAVRAEADGVDPEAALRAAARAYRDAIRASEGDPAP; from the coding sequence GTGGGTTACGTTCAGGGGGTGAACGCATCCAGCCCCGGGCGCATCGTCCTGCTCACCACCAGCCACCGTGTCGCACCCGGACTCCTGTCCTGGCCCGCCTGGCAGGCGCTGCACGGCGCCGACCGCGTCCTGTGCGCGGACGGCGCCCACCCCCAGCTGCCGTACCTGCGCGAGGCCGGCGTCCGGGTCGACGAGGCGGCGCCCGACGCGCAGGAGCTGGTCGACGCCTGCGCCGGCGGACGGACCGTGACCGTCGTCGCCACCGGTGAGGGCGAACCGCGCCTGACCGACGGCCTGGCCCGGCTGGCCGGCACCGGACGCGTCCCGATGCCCGACCTGGAACTGCTCCCCGCCTCCTACGACCTGCCCGGCGCCCGCCTCCTCGACCTCGTCCAGGTCATGGACCGCATCCGCGCCGAGTGCCCCTGGTCGTCCCAGCAGACCCACAAGGGCCTCGCCAAGTACGGCATCGAGGAGGCGTACGAACTCGTCGAGGCCATCGAGGAGGGCGACCGCGACGGACTGCGCGAGGAGCTCGGCGACGTCCTGCTCCAGGTCGTCTTCCACTCCCGGATCGCCGAGGAGGGCGACCCGCAGGACGGGTCGGAGCCCTTCTCCGTCGACGACGTGGCGGCCGGCATCGTCACCAAGCTGATCCACCGCCATCCGCACGTGTTCGGCGACGAGAGCGCCGCCACCCCGGAGGAGGTCAAGGAGCACTGGCTGCGGACCAAGGCCGAGGAGAAGCGGCGCACGTCCGTCACGGAGGGCGTCCCGCTCGGCCAGCCCGGTCTCGCGCTCGCCGCCAAACTGGCGTCCCGCGCGCGTACGGCGGGACTCGACGCGCCCCTGCCCCGGGGCGAGGGCGTCGGCTACGAACTGCTGGCGCTGGCCGTACGGGCCGAGGCGGACGGCGTGGACCCGGAGGCGGCGCTGCGGGCCGCCGCGCGGGCCTACCGGGACGCGATACGCGCGAGCGAGGGCGACCCGGCGCCCTGA
- a CDS encoding DUF501 domain-containing protein, whose translation MQTPPPPTPRTEPTDTDVEAFKQQLGRPPRGLRAIAHRCPCGQPDVVETAPRLPDGTPFPTTYYLTCPRAASAIGTLEANGVMKEMTDRLATDPELAAAYRAAHEDYIARRDSIEVLEGFPSAGGMPDRVKCLHVLVAHSLAAGPGVNPLGDEAIAMLPEWWRKGACVLPPA comes from the coding sequence ATGCAGACGCCCCCGCCGCCCACTCCGCGCACCGAGCCCACCGACACGGACGTCGAGGCGTTCAAGCAGCAGCTCGGGCGGCCGCCGCGCGGACTGCGCGCGATCGCGCACCGCTGTCCGTGCGGACAGCCGGACGTCGTCGAGACGGCCCCCCGGCTGCCCGACGGTACGCCGTTCCCGACGACGTACTACCTGACGTGCCCGCGCGCGGCCTCCGCCATCGGCACGCTGGAGGCGAACGGCGTCATGAAGGAGATGACGGACCGTCTCGCCACCGACCCCGAGCTGGCCGCGGCGTACCGGGCCGCGCACGAGGACTACATCGCGCGCCGTGACTCCATCGAGGTGCTGGAGGGATTCCCAAGCGCGGGCGGGATGCCGGACCGGGTGAAGTGCCTGCACGTCCTGGTGGCCCACTCGCTGGCCGCGGGCCCCGGGGTGAACCCCCTCGGCGACGAGGCGATCGCCATGCTGCCGGAGTGGTGGCGCAAGGGCGCGTGCGTGCTGCCGCCCGCGTGA
- a CDS encoding cytochrome P450 produces the protein MTETPAQPPAGQSAPELFSWEFATDPYPAYAWLREHAPVHRTTLPSGVEAWLVTRYADARQALADGRLSKDPAHHDGSAHAKGRTGIPGERKAELMTHLLNIDPPDHTRLRRLVSKAFTPRRVAEFAPRVQELTDRLIEGFMEKGEADLIHDFAFPLPIHAICDLLGVPREDQDDFRDWAGMMIRHGGGPRGGVARSVKKMRGYLAELIHRKREELTDEPAPGEDLISGLIRASDHGEHLTENEAAAMAFILLFAGFETTVNLIGNGTYALLTHPGQRQRLQDSLAAGRTDLLETGLEELLRYDGPVEMATWRYATAPLVVGGQDIAVGDPVLVVLAAADRDPARFEDPDALDLSRRDNQHLGYGHGIHYCLGAPLARLEGRAALTTLLTRLPDLRLAGDCADLRWRGGLIMRGLRTLPVEFTPVAKS, from the coding sequence GTGACCGAAACGCCTGCACAGCCGCCCGCGGGGCAGTCCGCCCCGGAACTCTTCAGCTGGGAGTTCGCCACCGATCCCTACCCGGCGTACGCCTGGCTGCGCGAACACGCTCCCGTGCATCGGACGACGTTGCCCAGCGGGGTCGAGGCGTGGCTGGTCACCCGTTACGCGGATGCCAGACAGGCCCTCGCCGACGGCAGGCTCAGCAAGGACCCCGCCCATCACGACGGCTCCGCGCACGCGAAGGGCAGGACCGGCATTCCGGGGGAGCGGAAGGCCGAGCTGATGACGCACCTGCTCAACATCGACCCGCCGGACCACACCCGGCTGCGGCGGCTCGTCAGCAAGGCGTTCACCCCGCGCCGGGTGGCCGAGTTCGCGCCACGGGTACAGGAACTGACGGACCGGCTCATCGAGGGGTTCATGGAGAAGGGGGAGGCCGACCTCATCCACGACTTCGCCTTCCCGCTCCCCATCCACGCCATCTGCGACCTGCTCGGCGTCCCGCGCGAGGACCAGGACGACTTCCGCGACTGGGCCGGGATGATGATCCGGCACGGGGGAGGGCCGCGGGGCGGTGTCGCCCGGTCGGTCAAGAAGATGCGCGGCTACCTCGCCGAGCTCATCCACCGCAAGCGCGAGGAGCTCACGGACGAGCCGGCCCCGGGCGAGGACCTCATCTCCGGTCTCATCCGGGCCTCCGACCACGGCGAGCACCTCACCGAGAACGAGGCCGCCGCGATGGCCTTCATCCTCCTGTTCGCCGGTTTCGAGACGACCGTGAACCTCATCGGCAACGGCACCTACGCCCTGCTCACCCACCCCGGACAGCGGCAGCGGCTGCAGGACTCCCTCGCCGCCGGCCGGACGGACCTCCTGGAGACCGGCCTGGAGGAACTGCTCCGCTACGACGGCCCCGTGGAGATGGCCACCTGGCGGTACGCCACCGCACCGCTCGTCGTCGGCGGGCAGGACATCGCCGTGGGCGACCCCGTGCTCGTCGTGCTCGCGGCGGCCGACCGCGACCCCGCCCGGTTCGAGGACCCCGACGCCCTCGACCTCTCCCGGCGTGACAACCAGCACCTCGGTTACGGACACGGCATCCACTACTGCCTCGGCGCGCCCCTCGCCCGGCTGGAGGGCCGGGCCGCGCTCACCACGCTCCTGACCCGCCTGCCCGACCTCCGACTCGCGGGTGATTGCGCGGATTTGCGGTGGCGCGGAGGGCTCATCATGCGTGGGTTGCGCACGCTTCCGGTGGAGTTCACCCCGGTCGCGAAGTCCTGA
- a CDS encoding globin domain-containing protein: MDPEILRTSFAVVERRAEFALKYFYSHLFWHHPDVRALFPLDSPGDKERQRDRLFTALALVIARLEGPGLDEYLRDLGREHRKYLAKPEHYTAVGTSLIAAFAAVSGSAWTDEVEKAWDEAYRVIANAMLGAAGEAESQGEPSWWDAEVVGRTAHGGDLAVLTLRPHRALPHLPGQYVSVGSPRLPGVWRPYSVGNAPRCDHTLDLHVSLVEDGALSPELVRRARPGDVLRIAAASGRLTLRTPVERPPTFIAAGTGWAPVKALLEHLAGEPGPYDEARLFVVARDTAYLYDRAALAKLRTRLPWLDVTVITPAPGRPKLQATERLLTALGNRANWARHDVYLAGPPGLVQEISAALPGLGADPARVFRDELPAAGQEPASSLGPGEWLLQRPRPRWHGPSGRDGGCGAGAGN; this comes from the coding sequence GTGGACCCCGAGATACTCCGGACCAGTTTCGCGGTCGTCGAAAGGCGGGCCGAGTTCGCGCTCAAGTACTTCTACTCGCACCTCTTCTGGCACCACCCCGATGTCCGCGCCCTGTTCCCCCTGGACTCCCCCGGGGACAAGGAACGCCAGCGGGACCGCCTGTTCACCGCTCTGGCCCTCGTCATCGCCCGCCTGGAGGGCCCGGGACTCGACGAGTACCTGCGGGACCTGGGACGGGAGCACAGGAAGTACCTGGCGAAGCCGGAGCACTACACGGCCGTGGGAACCAGCCTGATCGCCGCGTTCGCCGCCGTGTCGGGATCGGCCTGGACCGACGAGGTGGAGAAGGCCTGGGACGAGGCGTACAGGGTGATCGCGAACGCCATGCTGGGCGCCGCGGGGGAGGCGGAGAGCCAGGGGGAGCCGTCCTGGTGGGACGCCGAGGTCGTCGGCCGCACCGCGCACGGCGGCGACCTCGCCGTCCTGACGCTCCGTCCGCACCGGGCCCTGCCCCACCTGCCGGGCCAGTACGTGAGCGTCGGCAGCCCTCGTCTCCCCGGTGTCTGGCGCCCCTACTCCGTCGGCAACGCGCCCCGCTGCGACCACACCCTCGACCTGCACGTCAGTCTCGTCGAGGACGGGGCGCTGTCCCCGGAACTCGTCCGGCGCGCCCGCCCGGGCGACGTCCTGCGGATCGCCGCGGCGAGCGGTCGGCTGACGCTGCGCACGCCGGTGGAGCGGCCTCCCACGTTCATCGCCGCCGGCACCGGCTGGGCACCGGTGAAGGCACTCCTGGAGCACCTGGCGGGCGAACCCGGCCCGTACGACGAGGCCCGGCTGTTCGTCGTGGCCCGCGACACCGCCTACCTCTACGACCGGGCCGCGCTCGCGAAGCTGCGCACCCGGCTGCCGTGGCTGGACGTCACCGTGATCACGCCCGCGCCGGGCCGCCCGAAGCTGCAGGCCACCGAACGGCTGCTGACGGCTCTGGGCAACCGCGCCAACTGGGCGCGCCACGACGTCTACCTGGCCGGCCCGCCCGGCCTGGTCCAGGAGATCTCCGCGGCGCTCCCCGGCCTCGGCGCCGACCCGGCCCGGGTGTTCCGCGACGAGCTCCCGGCCGCGGGCCAGGAGCCGGCCTCCTCGCTGGGGCCCGGCGAGTGGCTGCTCCAGCGGCCCCGGCCACGCTGGCACGGGCCGTCGGGCCGGGACGGGGGCTGCGGGGCCGGGGCCGGGAACTGA
- the eno gene encoding phosphopyruvate hydratase yields the protein MLVPSIDVVVAREILDSRGNPTVEVEVGLDDGSTGRAAVPSGASTGAFEAVELRDGDPNRYLGKGVEKAVLAVIEQIGPELVGYDATEQRLIDQAMIDLDATDNKGSLGANAILGVSLAVAHAASETSDLPLFRYLGGPNAHLLPVPMMNILNGGSHADSNVDIQEFMIAPIGAESFSEAVRWGAEVYHTLKKVLKTKGLSTGLGDEGGFAPNLGSNREALDLILEAIKQAGYIPGEQVALALDVAASEFYKDGKYEFEGKSRSAAEMTEYYEELVSAYPLVSIEDPLYEDDWAGWKVITEKLGDKVQIVGDDLFVTNPERLARGIEEGSANALLVKVNQIGSLTETLDAVEMAQRNGFKCMMSHRSGETEDVTIADLAVAVNCGQIKTGAPARSDRVAKYNQLLRIEEILDDAAVYAGRSAFPRFKG from the coding sequence ATGCTCGTGCCGTCCATCGACGTCGTCGTAGCCCGGGAAATCCTGGACTCCCGAGGCAACCCCACGGTCGAGGTCGAGGTCGGCCTCGACGACGGCAGCACGGGTCGTGCCGCCGTTCCGTCCGGCGCCTCCACCGGTGCCTTCGAAGCCGTCGAGCTCCGTGACGGGGACCCCAACCGCTACCTCGGCAAGGGTGTCGAGAAGGCCGTCCTCGCCGTCATCGAGCAGATCGGCCCGGAGCTCGTCGGCTACGACGCCACCGAGCAGCGCCTCATCGACCAGGCGATGATCGACCTGGACGCCACCGACAACAAGGGCTCGCTCGGCGCCAACGCCATCCTCGGCGTCTCCCTCGCCGTCGCCCACGCCGCCTCCGAGACCAGCGACCTGCCGCTCTTCCGCTACCTCGGCGGACCGAACGCGCACCTGCTGCCCGTCCCGATGATGAACATCCTGAACGGCGGGTCGCACGCCGACTCGAACGTCGACATCCAGGAGTTCATGATCGCCCCGATCGGCGCGGAGTCCTTCTCCGAGGCCGTGCGCTGGGGCGCCGAGGTCTACCACACCCTCAAGAAGGTGCTGAAGACCAAGGGCCTGTCCACCGGCCTCGGCGACGAGGGCGGCTTCGCCCCGAACCTCGGCTCCAACCGCGAGGCCCTCGACCTCATCCTCGAGGCCATCAAGCAGGCCGGCTACATCCCCGGTGAGCAGGTCGCCCTCGCGCTGGACGTCGCCGCGTCCGAGTTCTACAAGGACGGCAAGTACGAGTTCGAGGGCAAGTCCCGCTCGGCCGCCGAGATGACCGAGTACTACGAGGAGCTCGTCTCCGCGTACCCGCTGGTCTCCATCGAGGACCCGCTGTACGAGGACGACTGGGCTGGCTGGAAGGTCATCACCGAGAAGCTGGGCGACAAGGTCCAGATCGTCGGCGACGACCTCTTCGTCACCAACCCCGAGCGCCTGGCCCGCGGCATCGAGGAGGGCTCCGCCAACGCCCTGCTCGTCAAGGTCAACCAGATCGGCTCGCTGACCGAGACGCTGGACGCCGTCGAGATGGCCCAGCGCAACGGCTTCAAGTGCATGATGTCGCACCGCTCCGGCGAGACCGAGGACGTCACCATCGCCGACCTCGCGGTCGCCGTGAACTGCGGTCAGATCAAGACCGGCGCCCCGGCCCGCTCGGACCGCGTCGCCAAGTACAACCAGCTGCTGCGCATCGAGGAGATCCTCGACGACGCCGCGGTGTACGCGGGCCGCTCGGCCTTCCCCCGCTTCAAGGGCTGA